The stretch of DNA AGTGCTGCTCCTCTCGGTCGATACGGCGGTGTCGGACGACGTGCTCAAGGCGGCGACGGCGCTGCCCGGCGTGAAGACGGTCAAGGCGCTCAAGTTCGCCTGATCCTTCAACGGGTTGGATTAACGAGACAGGGAAGGGCGGTGCCGCAGGGCGCCGCCCTTTTTCGCGTCCGGGGGCGGGGTGTTTACACGCAAGGTGACACTCTGGTTGACACAGTTGACACAGTTGACACGGTCCAGAGGGAAAGTGTCACTTTGCCTGCCCGGCATCCTGAAGGACGCCTGTGGCACTTTACCAGCAGATAAAGTGACAGGATGGAAGCCGATGGAGAGGATAGGAATTGGGCGGGCATTCCTGTCCGATACCGTCATCGCACATCTGTAGGAAAACGGTTGTTGCGCGCTCTCGTGCGGCGCCTTCGCTTTCCTTGCCGGAAATGCCCAGACTCGTTCGACAAGCGCGCAACATGGCGCTAAGGCCCGCCTCATTATGCACGACACCGACCGCGATCTGCTGCCCGAGGGACTGGGCGACCGTCTGCCGACACAGGCCACTGCCGCCCAGCGTGTGCGCCGCGAAGCGCTCGATGTTATGGCGCGCCATGGCTACGCCCGCGTCGAGACGCCGATGATCGAGTTCGAGAAGTCGCTCGCCAGCCGCATGGCGAATGTCAGCGTGCGGCGCATGTTCCGCTTCGTCGATCCGCTCTCGCTGCGCACGCTGGCGCTGCGCTCGGACATCACTGTGCAGGTCGGCCGTATCGCCGCGACGGGCCTGTCGCGCGCGCCGCGCCCGCTGCGCCTGTGCTATGGCGGGCAGGTCGTCACCGTGAAGGGCGACGGGCTCGACCCGGTGCGCGAACGCTTGCAACTGGGCGTCGAACTGGTCGGCACCGACAGCGTGGCCGCCGCTGCCGAAATCGTCGAAGTCGCCATCGAGGCGCTGGCCGCTGCCGGGGCCACCGGCATTTCGGTGGACTTCACGTTGCCCGATCTGGTCGACACTCTCTCTCACGAGGCGCTGCCACTGGCCGCTTCGCGCGTGGAAAAGGTGCGGCAGATGCTCGATTCCAAGGACGCGGGCGGCCTCGTCGATGTCGGCGGGCAGGCGTATCTGCCGCTGCTCTATGCCGTCGGCCCGTTCGACGCCGCGATCGAGCGACTGGCAAAATTTGACGTCGGCGGTGTCCTGGCCAGTCGCATCGCGGGCCTTCGCGAGATCGCCGCGCGCGTTGGCGGCAAGGCGCGCCTCACACTCGACCCGTCCGAGCGTCACGGCTTCGAATACCAGTCATGGTTCGGCTTCATGATCTATGCCGAGAACGTGCCGGGCAGCCTCGGTCGCGGCGGCACCTATCGCATCCTCGACAGCGAGGGCGGTGAGGGTGAAGCAGCCTGCGGCTTCTCGCTCTATCCCGACAAGCTGATCGACGCGCTCGCCGCCGATGCCGCGCCCAAGGACCGCCTGTTCCTGCCGCTGGGGCACGATGCGGATGCCGCCGCCCGCCTGCGCGCGGTCGGCTGGACGACAGTGGCTGCACTGGGCGACGGGGACGATGCGCTGGCGCTCGGCTGCACGCATCGTCTCGACGGCGGAAGTGCCGTCGCGCTCTGAGGGTTTTTGAAGGGTAAAGGTGATTTCCGGGGCCATCGGTCCCGGACCCCGTTACGTCTCCCGGCGCTGGCGTTTATGCGTGGGGCGGGGAGGCGCGTGTTCCGAGGTTTGTCACCTCGTTCTCTACTTCGTCATCCCAGCGAAAGCTGGGATCGCTGGCCGAGCGTTCTGTGCTTGAATGGCGTCAAAAATTCGCCAGTCATGCATGCATGATGAGAAACCATCTCATTTTGCCATTCTTGTTCGCGGTATTCAGTCTTGCGGCATGTGCCAAGCCAGAGACACGCGCCTGCACACCACCACTTGCGAGTTGGAAAATACCATCGCTCGGCCCCGGTCTTCGGACCATGATGAACCGCATTTCCGTGAACCGCTTTGGGCACATCTACTGGAATGACCATCGCGTTTCCGACGCTGCGTTCACGAAGCTCTTGGAGCAGGCCAGAAAACTTGATCCCGAGCCCGGTTTTTATCTCGAAACGGAAATGGGCTTGCCGTGTCGCGATCTCGAAGAGGTGCGTGATCGTATGAACACTGTGCTCGATTGCGACGGCGAGCCGGGCCGCTGCCAGGAAGGGCTTCCCGATCCGACCACCCGCAAGTTCCTTCCTTGAAGCCCAACCACCCTTGACTCACCCGCCCGATCCGCTAGGGCGCGCACCGCACATTCGGGAGCGCTCTTGCGCGCCCTTCGCTCCATCCGCTACGCCGAGTCCTGTCGAAGGGCGTTTCTGGATCACCGGGCAGGTGGAGGAGTGTATCCGTGGCCAATGTAACCGTGATCGGCGCCCAGTGGGGTGACGAAGGCAAAGGCAAGATCGTCGACTGGCTGGCCAGCCGCGCCGATGCCGTGGTGCGCTTTCAGGGCGGCCACAATGCCGGTCACACGCTGGTCGTGGGTGAGCAGGTCTACAAGCTGAGCCTCCTGCCCTCGGGCATCGTCACCGGCACGCTGTCGATCATCGGCAACGGCGTGGTGCTCGATCCCTGGCACCTCAAGTCCGAAGTCGAGAAGCTGCGCGGTCAGGGTGTCGAGATCAACCCCGAGAACTTCGCGATTGCCGACAACTGTCCGCTGATCCTGCCGGTCCACCGCGAGCTGGACGGCCTGCGCGAAGCGGCTGCGGGTGCGGGCAAGATCGGCACTACCGGTCGCGGTATCGGCCCGGCTTACGAGGACAAGGTCGGTCGCCGCGCGATCCGCGTCTGCGATCTGGCGCACCTTGACGATCTGGAGCCGCAGCTCGATCGTCTGTGTGCGCACCACGATGCGCTGCGTGCAGGCTTCGGGCAGGAGCCGATCGACCGCGCCCAGCTGATCGCCGACCTGCGCGAGATCGCGCCGTTCGTGCTGCAGTTCGCCCAGCCCGTCTGGCGCCGCCTGAACAAGGTGAAGAAGGCAGGCGCCCGCATCCTGTTCGAGGGCGCGCAGGGCGTGCTGCTCGACGTCGATCACGGCACTTATCCTTTCGTCACCAGCTCGAACACGGTTTCGGGCACGGCGGCGAGCGGTTCGGGCCTTGGCCCCTCGGCCACCGGCTTCGTGCTGGGCATCGTCAAGGCCTACACCACCCGCGTCGGCTCGGGCCCGTTCCCGACCGAGCTGGAGGATGCGACCGGCCAGCGTCTGGGCGAGCGCGGCCACGAGTTCGGCACTGTCACCGGTCGCAAGCGTCGCTGCGGCTGGTTCGACGCGGTGCTGACGCGCCAGTCCTGCGCGATCTCGGGCGTGACCGGCATCGCGCTGACCAAGCTCGACGTGCTCGACGGGTTCGAGAAGGTGAAGATCTGCACCGGCTATCGCCTGAACGGCAAGATCCTCGACTACTTCCCCAGCCATGCCGCCGATCAGGCGAATGTCGAGCCGATCTATGAAGAGATGGACGGCTGGCAGGGCACCACCGCGGGCGCCCGCTCGTGGGCGGACCTGCCCGCGCAGGCGATCAAGTACATCCAGCGCGTGCAGGAACTGATCGAGACCCCGGTGGCGCTGGTCTCCACC from Novosphingobium sp. 9 encodes:
- a CDS encoding adenylosuccinate synthase codes for the protein MANVTVIGAQWGDEGKGKIVDWLASRADAVVRFQGGHNAGHTLVVGEQVYKLSLLPSGIVTGTLSIIGNGVVLDPWHLKSEVEKLRGQGVEINPENFAIADNCPLILPVHRELDGLREAAAGAGKIGTTGRGIGPAYEDKVGRRAIRVCDLAHLDDLEPQLDRLCAHHDALRAGFGQEPIDRAQLIADLREIAPFVLQFAQPVWRRLNKVKKAGARILFEGAQGVLLDVDHGTYPFVTSSNTVSGTAASGSGLGPSATGFVLGIVKAYTTRVGSGPFPTELEDATGQRLGERGHEFGTVTGRKRRCGWFDAVLTRQSCAISGVTGIALTKLDVLDGFEKVKICTGYRLNGKILDYFPSHAADQANVEPIYEEMDGWQGTTAGARSWADLPAQAIKYIQRVQELIETPVALVSTSPEREDTILVRDPFQD
- a CDS encoding ATP phosphoribosyltransferase regulatory subunit; protein product: MHDTDRDLLPEGLGDRLPTQATAAQRVRREALDVMARHGYARVETPMIEFEKSLASRMANVSVRRMFRFVDPLSLRTLALRSDITVQVGRIAATGLSRAPRPLRLCYGGQVVTVKGDGLDPVRERLQLGVELVGTDSVAAAAEIVEVAIEALAAAGATGISVDFTLPDLVDTLSHEALPLAASRVEKVRQMLDSKDAGGLVDVGGQAYLPLLYAVGPFDAAIERLAKFDVGGVLASRIAGLREIAARVGGKARLTLDPSERHGFEYQSWFGFMIYAENVPGSLGRGGTYRILDSEGGEGEAACGFSLYPDKLIDALAADAAPKDRLFLPLGHDADAAARLRAVGWTTVAALGDGDDALALGCTHRLDGGSAVAL